One genomic segment of Scylla paramamosain isolate STU-SP2022 chromosome 9, ASM3559412v1, whole genome shotgun sequence includes these proteins:
- the LOC135103292 gene encoding uncharacterized protein LOC135103292, with protein MGLAVSTVDRVKMVEAACRGATTLPALEWCLKTAMKSALRFLCAVLLVVVVTADLATFIYGYHYGILENDDPWLGAQLLCGGGLLLSQFCSSPFLPTSSL; from the exons ATGGGTCTGGCGGTGTCCACTGTGGATCGAGTGAAGATGGTGGAGGCGGCGTGTCGCGGCGCCACGACGCTCCCAG CGCTGGAGTGGTGTCTCAAGACTGCCATGAAGTCCGCATTGCGATTCCTGTGTGcagtgctgctggtggtggtggtgactgcagACCTGGCGACATTCATCTATGGGTATCACTATGGCATCCTGGAGAACGATGACCCCTGGCTTGGTGCTCAACTGTTGTGTGGAGGCGGGTTGCTCCTCTCTCAGTTTTGCTCATCCCCATTCTTGCCTACTTCTTCTCTATGA